The window GCAGCCGCGGCCGACCGACCGTACCGCGACGGCGGGTTCGCGTTGCCGAAGGGGAGCGAGCCGGCGGAGTCGCCCGCAGTCAAAGCCCCGGTGCCCATCTCGCCCGACGCCGCCCCCAAGCCCGCCAACGCCCCGGCCGGCAAGCCGATCGTCGTCCACGCGAAGCGAGTCCACGTCGGCAACGGCACGGTCCTCCTCGACCAAACGATCGTGATCGAGGACGGCAAGATCAAGTCGATCGCCCCGATCAAGAAGGCGGTCACGCCGGCGGGGGCCACGACCCTGACGGCCACCGAAGTCACGCCCGGGCTCATCGACCCGGGCACCGTGGTCGGGCTCAGCGGCGCGTGGAACATCCCGGCCGACCAGGACCAGGACGAACCGAGCGACCCGAACCAGGCCGACCTGCGCGTCCTCGACGGGTTCAACCCGAACGAACCGCTGTTCGAGTTTCTCCGCGCGAACGGCGTGACCACGGTCCACGCGACCCCCGGTCGGGCGGTCGTGATCGCGGGCACGACCGGCGTGTTCCGGTGTTCCGGGATCACGGCCGAGCAGGCAGCCCTGAACAAGGGCTTCGCGCTCTTGGTCAACCTCGGCGAGTCGCCCAAGGACACGTTCAAGGCGAAGGGCCCGCAGACGCGAATGGGCGTGGCCGGGGTAGTGCGGAAAGCGTTCGCGGAGGCCCAGGTGTACGCCGGCAAGCGGAAGGCCGACCCGGACAAGACGGCCCGTAACCCCAGGCACGAGGCGCTGTCGCCCGCGCTCGACGGCACCCGCCCGGTGGTCTTCGCGGCCCACCGCGCCGACGACATCCGGACCGCACTACGGATTGCCGACGAGTTCAAGTTGAAGCCGGTGATCGCGCTGGGCACCGAGGCGTACTTGCTCGCGGACGAATTGGCGAAGCGGAAGGTGCCGGTCATCGTCCACCCGACCATGCAGCGGGCCGGCGGGAACATGGAGACGCTGAACACCCTAATGGCGAACGCCGCGCTGTTGAAGGCGAAGGGCGTCCCGGTGACGATCGGGACGAGTTACGAGGGGTACGTGCCGAAGACGCGGAACCTGCGGGCCGAGGCCGCGATGGCCGCCGCGAACGGCCTCGGCCACGCCAGTGCCTTGAGCGCGGTCACGCTCGATGCAGCCAAGTTGCTGGGCATCGACAAGGACTACGGCAGCCTCGTGCCGGGTAAAGTCGCGGACGTCGTGCTGTACGACGGCGACCCGTTCGAGCACGCGACGCACGTCACGCTCACGATCCTGGCCGGCAAGGTCGTGTACGACCGGGCGGAGTATCTGAAACTCCCGTTCGAGCGGCGCATCCTCCCGCTCCTGGGCGGCGGAGCCGGAGAGGGGTGCTGCATGGGGTGGTGAGCGCGGAGCGGCTGGGAGCTGTGAGGTTGACCCGACAGAAATTGCCGGATCGGCGGCAGTTCGTAGATCGATTCAAGCAGGTTGCACGATTGGCCCAAAAACCAGTTGTGGAGCGAGGGAGGAGGAGAGAGTCAAGTGGGGGTATCTGGCGCCGATATCGTGCGGGTGAAGATTTCGTTGGCACTGTGGGACTTGCATGCGGTTGACATCCCCGATGATGAGATGGACCACCGGGAAACGGTTGGGGACGTGGTCCGGTCGATGGTCGCACACGCGGAACGTCAGTCATGTGAGTCTCCGCTGACCGAGGATGAGGCATTGCCCAAGATTCGGCGACTGATCGCGGACGAGTTGCAGGTTTCACCCGAGCAGGTGACGGTAGACGCGCTTCTGTTCAGTGCCCCGCTGCGGCTCGATAGCCTTGGCAAGTTCCACCGATGACCTGATTACCTTTATATGTAACAGTCTGGGCCGGGTTGCTGAGAGAAATCGTTCGGCGAGCTGAGGCGAACCGCGGGTCACGGTATGTGTCCTTCGTGGATAGTGCCATGATGATCCTCACCGCACCCCAGAAACCTTCCCCGGCGACGCGAGAGTCGCCGGCCGCTCCGGGACAGGCGCCGCGGTGAGCGGCGGCGCCGGCTTGACCTTCAGGCGGCCCAACTCGGCGGCGACGCGCGTCCGGAGCGCCCACAAGTCCTGCGGCTTCAAGTCGCCGAACTGGATCACGCCGGCGTCTTCGGTCGCCGCCCGGTCGGTTCGCTGCCAGACCGGGTTCAGTTTCAGTGCGGCGCGGACGGCTTCCCCGATCGCCCGCCGCGACGCGCCCGACGACGCTTCTAGTAGCGCGAGGTATTCCACATCCTGCTGGCCGCGGAGGTACGCTTTCAATCGCACGGAAGGGACCGGCCCCCGCAGCCCCACCGGGCGGCCGGGGTAGAACAGCGACAACTCGTCTGCCTTCTTCCACGATTCGAGCGTGCCGATCGTCTGCCACGGTTCCACGCCGTCGGCGCCGAGGGTCCAGGCGTCGAGGCACCACCCGACCGGCTGCGTGTTGTTGGCTTCGACCGCGTTCGTGCCGCCGTAAACGGTGAGCGTCTGCCCGAGCCGGTCGCGGCGCTCGATGATCATGCGGTGATGCTGGTGGAACGCGGCGCCGGCCACGACGTTGCAATCGAGGACAGCATCAAGCCCGTCCCGCTGCCACTCGGGCCGTGAGATGTCGCACCGGTAGCGCATCTTTGCACCCCCCGGTCCGGCCGCCCAAACGCCTTCGTGGAACGCATCGCCGAACCACTTGAGTGCCCAGTAATCCTGCCAGTTGACCGGCTCGTCGAGGGTCCACGGGGACGACGCGCGGGACCACCCCTTCTGCTTGAACTCGACTTTGTTGTTGAGGAACCCCTGAAACAGCGTCCCGCTCCACCCCCGGTCCGAGAAGTGGGCCGCGAACGCTCGGGACGCCTGGACGAACGTGTCCCGATAGCGGGGCGGGAACGCGGCATCGGCCCAGTAGCTGCCGTTGTAATTCCCGGCCATCGGCGCGGGCCAGTTTTCGTGGAGCGGCAGGTAGAAGAGTTCGAGCGGCACCCTCTTCCGCGGGAGGTCGGCGAACGCCTTGCCGTCGAGTAGCGGGCCGAACCGGGCGTCCCACGCGGTCCAGTCGAACGCCTTCCCGTCCCACACCGGCGCACACCCGTCGAACACCTCGCCGCGCTGCGTGTAGGGGACGCGGTTGACGACCGTGCGATGCCAGTGGGCGAGCCGGTAGTATTCGAGTTCATCCGCCGGCAATTCGTAGCAGTTCATCTCGGGGACGAACGATAACCGGTCCGGCAGCGAGAAGTCCCGGACCATCAGGGCGACGGGCACGTCGAGGGTCTGTTTGCCCGCGCGCAGTTTGAGCCGGCCTTTCCGTTTGCCCGGTGTGGCGCCATGCCCGACGTACACCTCGGCGAGCAGGCTCCCCGACTTCTGCCCCGCGATCTTTTCCTCCGGCGTCGGCACGGCGAACGGTCCCCGGAGTGGGACCAGCGGATCGGGCAGCGGACCGTTCCGGCTCGGGACGTGAACGTATCGGTAGAACGACACGCCGATGTCGTCGGGCGGGTCGAATTCGAGCTCAGCCGACACCTTTTCGACGGCCCCGCGGAGAACGATCTGGAAGCCGACGAACTCGTTCCGGGCGGCGTCCAGGGAAACCGAGCCGTCGTGCCACAAGTGGTTCGTAGTGAGATAACCGTCCGCTTGCGGCGGAGTCATCGCGCCGGTAACCGGGTGGATCTTGTCGAGCGGGTCAACGACAAACACTTCCGCGGCCCCGAACTTGGGGGCGCGACCGGCTCCGTTGGGTCGATGAGGGGGCTCGACATTCCATTCAAACCGCTTGCCCCACCCGGCGAACTCCTGTCGGAGTTCGAGCGGCGGCCCGACGTTCCCGGCTCCGTCGACGGCTCGCACGGTGACAGCGAACCCCGGCGGTCGGAGCGGGACATCACCCGGTCGCAGACGCATCCGGGCAACATCGCCCGCCGCCGGGATTAGATACCGCGGGACCGGCTTGCCGTCGACTTCGACGTGGAAACCCACCGTAGCCCAGCCCGTGTCGGCCGGCGTCGCCCAGTAAACGTCGACGCCATCGCCGATCGGCGGTCGGCGGTCGGGGAAAACGGGCGCGGCGACCGCGGTCGGAGCATCGGGCGGGGTTGTGTCCGCGGGGCCGAGTTCGACGGTCAGGAACGGCGCGCTTTTGGGGCCGGCTTCCTTGCTGAAAATGAACCGGTTCGGCAGCATTTTCTGGGTGAAGGTTTCACCATTGCGGGTCCACTCGGAGCCGGTGTCGTCGAACACGAGCAGTCCGTAACTGACGCCGGCGACGCGGGCCATGACGACGGCCGGTTCGACCGCGACCGTCTGCCAGCCGTCGGCGTCCGGCGGGGTCGCGTCGGCCATCCGCCAGATGGTTCCGCCCCGGCCGAGCATCACCTCGTTCAGACTTCCGCCGGGGTAAGCCCACGGCTCGTCCGGATGCTTGCGGCGGTTGAACGTCGACGCCCCTTTCTCGGGCTTATACCCGGCAGCAGTCCCTTCCTCCCATTC is drawn from Fimbriiglobus ruber and contains these coding sequences:
- a CDS encoding amidohydrolase family protein encodes the protein MRLVLLTAATALAAGVPALPVRAADDSAIVLTNATIYTGKDTPPIKKGGLIIRDGKIVSVFDAAPPELPAGATVRDLKGAVVIPGLVDSHSHIGIYPKPGIAAHSDGNEMSGPVQPGVRAIDSIWPDDPGIRMALAGGVTTANIMPGSGNVIGGQTLYVKLRGPAVDDMRITGKLPDGTEVFGGLKMANGENPKGYGRNKQQAPFTRMKVAALQREQFVKAKEYKAKKDAKQTVDRDLSLEPLVEVLEKKRTVHFHCHRADDLMTAVRIAEEFGFELVLQHASEGYRVADVLAKKKIPVSLTLIDSPGGKAETVGLLEENAFVLEKAGVPVCINTDDSITESRFLLRTGAIALRGGMSETSALRALTLTPAKVMHLDHRVGSLEAGKDADFVILSGAPFSVYTKVQETWIEGKKVFDAAAAADRPYRDGGFALPKGSEPAESPAVKAPVPISPDAAPKPANAPAGKPIVVHAKRVHVGNGTVLLDQTIVIEDGKIKSIAPIKKAVTPAGATTLTATEVTPGLIDPGTVVGLSGAWNIPADQDQDEPSDPNQADLRVLDGFNPNEPLFEFLRANGVTTVHATPGRAVVIAGTTGVFRCSGITAEQAALNKGFALLVNLGESPKDTFKAKGPQTRMGVAGVVRKAFAEAQVYAGKRKADPDKTARNPRHEALSPALDGTRPVVFAAHRADDIRTALRIADEFKLKPVIALGTEAYLLADELAKRKVPVIVHPTMQRAGGNMETLNTLMANAALLKAKGVPVTIGTSYEGYVPKTRNLRAEAAMAAANGLGHASALSAVTLDAAKLLGIDKDYGSLVPGKVADVVLYDGDPFEHATHVTLTILAGKVVYDRAEYLKLPFERRILPLLGGGAGEGCCMGW
- a CDS encoding glycoside hydrolase domain-containing protein — translated: MRSRLPALAIFISFAAAPATAAEPAVKLPITRDTRFSGVGDEADGNSGGASMLKVKSIQELSLLDFDPAPLKGRVVARATLHLKSASPQNPLRRVTVGTFAAEWEEGTAAGYKPEKGASTFNRRKHPDEPWAYPGGSLNEVMLGRGGTIWRMADATPPDADGWQTVAVEPAVVMARVAGVSYGLLVFDDTGSEWTRNGETFTQKMLPNRFIFSKEAGPKSAPFLTVELGPADTTPPDAPTAVAAPVFPDRRPPIGDGVDVYWATPADTGWATVGFHVEVDGKPVPRYLIPAAGDVARMRLRPGDVPLRPPGFAVTVRAVDGAGNVGPPLELRQEFAGWGKRFEWNVEPPHRPNGAGRAPKFGAAEVFVVDPLDKIHPVTGAMTPPQADGYLTTNHLWHDGSVSLDAARNEFVGFQIVLRGAVEKVSAELEFDPPDDIGVSFYRYVHVPSRNGPLPDPLVPLRGPFAVPTPEEKIAGQKSGSLLAEVYVGHGATPGKRKGRLKLRAGKQTLDVPVALMVRDFSLPDRLSFVPEMNCYELPADELEYYRLAHWHRTVVNRVPYTQRGEVFDGCAPVWDGKAFDWTAWDARFGPLLDGKAFADLPRKRVPLELFYLPLHENWPAPMAGNYNGSYWADAAFPPRYRDTFVQASRAFAAHFSDRGWSGTLFQGFLNNKVEFKQKGWSRASSPWTLDEPVNWQDYWALKWFGDAFHEGVWAAGPGGAKMRYRCDISRPEWQRDGLDAVLDCNVVAGAAFHQHHRMIIERRDRLGQTLTVYGGTNAVEANNTQPVGWCLDAWTLGADGVEPWQTIGTLESWKKADELSLFYPGRPVGLRGPVPSVRLKAYLRGQQDVEYLALLEASSGASRRAIGEAVRAALKLNPVWQRTDRAATEDAGVIQFGDLKPQDLWALRTRVAAELGRLKVKPAPPLTAAPVPERPATLASPGKVSGVR